One Gemmatimonadaceae bacterium genomic window, AGCCGACAGTACGAGGTGCGCTGGCTGCGCAGCGGGCAGGAGGCGGCGAGCGCCTTGTTAGGCGAGCCACCGGAGATCCGCGCCCGCCTCATCCTCATGGAGGTCAACCTCCCCGAGCTCGACGGGCTCGCCCTCCTGCGCTCGCTGGGGGAACAGGATGTCCTGCGACACACGCGCGTGATCGTCCTCTCGTCGCGCTCCACCGAGGCCGAGACGGTGCAGGCCTTCGAGCTGGGCGCCTTCGACTACGTCCCCAAGCCGTTCAGCGTCCCCGTGCTCGCGGAGCGCATCCGGAGGGCGATGCGCGCATGAAGCAATCGCTCCTGTACCAGGTCTCGTACTACCTGGCGTACCTCGAGCTCACGCTCACCATCGTCTTTGCCGTGGCGCTGGCCACCAGCGCCGCGCTCGCGCGCTGGCGCCGCGCGCGACACGAGCGCCTGTGCACCGCGGGGCGTGAGGTCCTGGCGCGCGCCATTGCCGCCGGCACCATCGACGACGCCGGCGTGGCGACCTTCGAGCGCCTGCCGTGGACGGTGCAGCAGGAGCTGGTGCACGAGTTCGGCGGCGCGCTCACCGGGAGCGGGCGCGAGCGCCTGTCCTCGTTAGGCCACCGCACCGGCGTCACGCAGCGCGCCGTGTCCATGTGCGCGTCGCCGTGGTGGTGGAACCGGCTGGCGGGGGCGCGCGTCCTCACCGCGCTCGACCACGACGCCCCGGCCATGCACCCGCTCCTGCGCGATCGCAGCGCGGTGGTGCGGGCGCAGGCCTTTGTTTGGGCCGCGGGGCGCGACGACCAGGCCATCATCGACGAACTCGTCTCGCGCCTGGCCGACCCGGCGCGCCTGTGCCGCTTCACCGTGCAGGACTCGCTGTTGCGGCTGGGGCGCCCCGCAGCCACGGCGCTGCGCCGCTTTCTGGCCGACCCCGAGCGCCCGGGGCTGGCCGACGCGCTCTCGGTGGCGCGCGGGCTGGGGCAGCCTGAACTCCTCGACCCTACCCTCGCGCTGGTGTCGCACTCGCAGGGCGAGATTCGCGCCCGCGCCGCCGCGGTGCTCGGCGTGCTGGGGGGTGAACGCGCCGTCGAGGCGCTCACGCAGCAGCTCGGCGACTCCACCCCGGCGGTGCGCGCCGCCGCCGCCCGCGCGTTAGGCGAGCTGGGGGCGTGGACGGCATGCTCGGCGCTGTTGCAGCTGCTGGGCGATACGGCCTGGCCGGTGCGCCGGGAGAGCGCGCTCGCGCTGCGGCGCATGGGTGGGGCGGGGACGCTCACCTTGCGGCGCGCGCTGGGCGCCGAGAATCCGTTTGCCGCCGACATGGCGCGCCAGGTCCTCGACCTCCCCGAGACCGTCTACTTGCAGGTGACGGTATGAACACATGGGCCGATGCGCTCATGCGCACGCTGCTCGCCCTGGCGGGCCACCTGGGCGGCTTCGCCGCCGCCATGGCGCCGGTGGTGGCGCGCGTCCTGGCGTCGCTCGACTTCGCCATCCTCATCTACTTCATCGCCATCAACGTCTCGTACGTCCTCCTCGTCACCTGTGCCACCTGGGAACTGGCGATGCACGTGCTGCGCATCCGCGGCGAGTCGCGCGCGCGCATCATGGGGTCCGCGGTCACGCCCAGCATCAGCATCCTGGCGCCGGCCTACAACGAGGAAGCGACCATCGCCGAGAGCGTGACCGCGCTCCTCGCGCTGCACTACGCCAACCTCGAACTCGTCGTCATCAACGACGGCTCGCCCGATCGCACACTGGAGGTGCTCAAGGAGCGCTTCGAGCTCCTCCCCATCCACAGCATCGTCTGGAAGCGCATCGAGACCAAGCCCGTGCGCGGGCTCTATCGTTCGCGCAGTCATCCCAACCTGCTCGTCGTGGACAAGGTGAACGGGGGGAAGGCCGATGCGCTCAACGTGGGGCTCAACCTGGCCACCGGCGACCTGGTCTGCGTGATCGACGCCGACACCATCGTCGATGCCGACGCGCTGCAGCGCCTGGCGCGCCCCTTCCTCAACTACCACGACATCCTGGCCGCGGGGGGGACCATCCGCATCGCCAACGGTTCCACCATCGCCACCGGGCGGGTCACCGACCCGCGCGCGCCGCGCACCTTCGTGGCGGGGGTGCAGGTGGTGGAGTACTTCCGCGCCTTCCTGTTCGGGCGGCTGGGGTGGAACCTCGTGGGCGGGAACCTGATCATCTCCGGCGCCTTCGGCCTCTTTCGCCGTGACGCCGTGATTGCGGCTGGCGGCTATACGCACGACACCGTGGGTGAGGACATGGAGCTCGTCCTCAAGCTGCGCCGCCAGGCGTACGAGGGCCGGCGCTCGCACCGCGTCCTCTTTGTCCCCGACGCTGTTGCCTGGACCGAGTGCCCGGAGTCGCTGCGCGTCCTTGGCCGGCAGCGCGACCGCTGGCATCGCGGCCTCGCCGACGTGCTGTGGCGCCACCGTCGCATGCTGTTCAACCCGCGGTACGGCGTGGTG contains:
- a CDS encoding glycosyltransferase family 2 protein encodes the protein MNTWADALMRTLLALAGHLGGFAAAMAPVVARVLASLDFAILIYFIAINVSYVLLVTCATWELAMHVLRIRGESRARIMGSAVTPSISILAPAYNEEATIAESVTALLALHYANLELVVINDGSPDRTLEVLKERFELLPIHSIVWKRIETKPVRGLYRSRSHPNLLVVDKVNGGKADALNVGLNLATGDLVCVIDADTIVDADALQRLARPFLNYHDILAAGGTIRIANGSTIATGRVTDPRAPRTFVAGVQVVEYFRAFLFGRLGWNLVGGNLIISGAFGLFRRDAVIAAGGYTHDTVGEDMELVLKLRRQAYEGRRSHRVLFVPDAVAWTECPESLRVLGRQRDRWHRGLADVLWRHRRMLFNPRYGVVGMWCYPYFVFVELLAPVVELLGWIGLVLGVAAGLLNASFAILFFLMAYGIGAVLSMYSLLLEEWSFPRYTRFSDRVRLVWFLILESFGYRQLTVVWRLRGLWKFLRGRTDWGRMERRGFAKPPAGGAPPNAVTLAPASPDSTRSTTAVV
- a CDS encoding HEAT repeat domain-containing protein, which produces MKQSLLYQVSYYLAYLELTLTIVFAVALATSAALARWRRARHERLCTAGREVLARAIAAGTIDDAGVATFERLPWTVQQELVHEFGGALTGSGRERLSSLGHRTGVTQRAVSMCASPWWWNRLAGARVLTALDHDAPAMHPLLRDRSAVVRAQAFVWAAGRDDQAIIDELVSRLADPARLCRFTVQDSLLRLGRPAATALRRFLADPERPGLADALSVARGLGQPELLDPTLALVSHSQGEIRARAAAVLGVLGGERAVEALTQQLGDSTPAVRAAAARALGELGAWTACSALLQLLGDTAWPVRRESALALRRMGGAGTLTLRRALGAENPFAADMARQVLDLPETVYLQVTV